In Gammaproteobacteria bacterium, one DNA window encodes the following:
- the purD gene encoding phosphoribosylamine--glycine ligase gives MKVLIVGGGGREHALAWKSSLSPRVDTVFVAPGNAGTERESKVENVAIAADDIEALARFASGHAIDFTIVGPEAPLVAGIVDAFEALGLSCFGPHKAAALLEGSKAYAKGFLSRHGIPTAAAETFSDVNDAIHYIRQQGAPIVIKADGLAAGKGVIIAEDEADAIDAATNMLSGKAYGDAGRRVVIEQFLEGEEASFIVMTDGEQILPLASSQDHKPRDDGDQGPNTGGMGAYSPAPIITAEVHERIMHEVIRPTVRGMAQEGCRYIGFLYAGLMIMPDGSPKVLEFNCRFGDPEAQPIMMRLKSDLVELCDAALDNRLGKQSVEWDPRVALGVVLASKGYPGSIRKGISIHGLNDGCTDGVKIFHAGTAMSDGQVVTAGGRVLCVCAMNETITSAQRRAYKTIDSIFWEGMFCRRDIGFRAITRDTTN, from the coding sequence GTGAAGGTGCTGATCGTTGGCGGTGGAGGACGCGAGCACGCCCTTGCGTGGAAGTCATCCTTGTCCCCTCGTGTTGATACGGTTTTTGTCGCGCCCGGCAACGCCGGCACCGAGCGTGAATCCAAGGTTGAAAATGTCGCCATCGCGGCAGATGACATTGAGGCTCTGGCACGCTTTGCCAGCGGGCACGCGATCGATTTCACCATCGTCGGCCCTGAAGCCCCCCTCGTCGCTGGCATAGTCGATGCCTTCGAAGCGCTGGGGTTAAGCTGCTTTGGTCCACATAAGGCAGCCGCCTTGCTGGAAGGATCCAAAGCCTATGCCAAGGGCTTTCTCTCCCGGCATGGGATCCCAACGGCCGCCGCGGAAACTTTTAGCGACGTTAACGACGCCATTCACTACATCCGCCAACAGGGTGCCCCCATCGTAATCAAAGCGGACGGCCTCGCCGCTGGCAAAGGGGTCATTATCGCCGAAGATGAAGCTGATGCCATCGACGCAGCAACTAACATGTTGTCAGGCAAGGCCTACGGCGACGCTGGGCGCCGGGTGGTGATTGAACAATTCCTCGAGGGTGAGGAAGCAAGTTTTATCGTCATGACCGACGGCGAACAGATTCTGCCGCTCGCCAGCTCCCAGGATCACAAGCCCAGGGATGACGGCGATCAAGGGCCGAATACTGGCGGTATGGGCGCCTACTCGCCTGCACCCATCATCACGGCGGAAGTGCACGAGCGGATTATGCACGAGGTGATCCGCCCTACGGTTCGCGGCATGGCCCAGGAGGGCTGCCGCTATATCGGTTTTCTCTATGCCGGGTTGATGATCATGCCCGACGGATCACCCAAGGTACTCGAGTTCAACTGCCGTTTTGGGGATCCGGAGGCACAACCGATTATGATGCGCCTGAAATCCGATCTCGTGGAACTCTGTGACGCCGCACTTGATAACCGACTCGGAAAGCAAAGTGTCGAATGGGATCCACGTGTCGCACTTGGTGTGGTACTTGCGTCGAAAGGCTATCCCGGGAGCATTCGTAAAGGCATTTCAATCCACGGATTAAATGACGGTTGCACTGATGGCGTCAAGATCTTCCACGCCGGCACAGCCATGAGTGACGGTCAGGTCGTTACCGCGGGTGGTCGTGTACTATGCGTATGTGCAATGAACGAGACGATCACCTCAGCACAGCGGCGGGCCTATAAGACAATCGATTCGATTTTTTGGGAAGGCATGTTCTGCCGGCGAGACATCGGCTTTCGTGCTATTACTCGTGATACAACAAATTGA